TCAGCCTTCGTTTTTGGCTCTACAGCAACAGAGATCACTGGCTCTGGGAATTCCATACGCTCTAACGTGATAATGTTGTTATTATCACAAAGTGTGTCACCAGTAGTGACATCTTTTAAGCCAATTGCTGCTGCGATATCGCCAGCGCGAACTTCTTTAATTTCTTGACGGTCATTTGAGTGCATTTGCACGATACGACCAAAGCGCTCTTTCTTACCTTTCACTGGGTTGTAAACACTGTCGCCAGTTTGAACAACACCAGAGTAGGTACGGAAGAAAGTTAATGTGCCCACAAATGGATCTGTGGCGATTTTAAATGCAAGCGCAGCAAATGGCGCATTGTCATCAGCTTCACGAACACCTTCAGACTCGTCTTCGTTGATACCTTTGATCGCTTCAACTTCGGTTGGTGCTGGTAAGTACTCAATTACGGCGTCAAGTACCGCTTGCACACCTTTGTTCTTAAACGCTGAGCCACAAGCACATAAGACGATTTCGTTAGCAAGTGTACGTTGGCGAAGACCAGCTTTAATTTCTTCCTCTGACAGATCACCTTCTTCTAGGTATTTCTCCATCAAGTCATCATTAGCTTCAGCCGCTTCTGAAACTAGGTTCTCACGCCATTCTTCGGCAAGTTCAACCATATCTGCTGGAATATCTTCATAAGTGAAGGTCATGCCTTGATCGGCTTCATTCCAGTTAATGGCTTTCATTTTCGCTAGGTCAACAACGCCAGTAAAATCTTCTTCACTGCCAATGGCAAGCTGCATAGGCACGGCATTGGCACCTAAGCGGTTTTTAATTTGATCAACAACATTTAGGAAGTTTGCGCCCATACGGTCCATCTTGTTGACGAATACCATACGTGGCACAGAGTATTTTTCCATTTGGCGCCAAACCGTCTCGGTTTGTGGTTGTACACCTGAAGACGCACATAGTACTAGTACTGCACCATCAAGCACACGTAATGAACGCTCTACTTCGATAGTGAAATCAACGTGACCCGGAGTATCAATGATGTTTACGCGGTGATCTTCAAATTGCGCATCCATACCTTTCCAGAAACAAGTGGTTGCAGCTGAGGTAATAGTAATACCACGCTCTTGCTCTTGTTCCATCCAGTCCATGGTTGCGGCACCATCGTGCACTTCACCGATTTTGTGAGATAGACCCGTGTAGAAAAGTACACGTTCTGTTGTTGTTGTTTTACCTGCGTCAACGTGAGCACAAATACCGATGTTACGGTAACGCTCAATAGGTGTTGTACGAGCCACTTATGTATCCTCTGTGCTAGGGCAACATTTAAACGATTAATGATCATCGCTAATGTGTTGCCTTAAACTAACTTTAAAAAGTACTCAATGCAGATAAACACTTTTGAAAATTAGTCGCCGGTAAAGACGTCAATAACTCCCTATGGGAAGTATAGAAAAGCGTAGTGACAATAAGATGTCACTACGCTTGCCTTTATATTACCAACGGTAATGTGCGAACGCTTTGTTCGCTTCGGCCATACGGTGAACGTCTTCACGTTTCTTAACCGCTGAACCTTTGTTCTCAGCTGCATCTAACATTTCGTTAGCTAGACGCTGAGCCATTGATTTTTCACCACGTTTACGAGCTGCTTCAACTAACCAACGCATGGCTAGCGCGTTACGACGTACTGGACGAACTTCAACTGGAACTTGGTAAGTAGAACCACCAACACGACGAGACTTAACTTCAACCGCTGGGCGGATGTTTTCTAGCGCTTCTTCGAAAAGGTCTAGATGTTCTTTCTCGTTGTTTTTTTCCGCTAAGATGTCTAGTGCACCATAAACGATTTTTTCTGCAACAGCTTTTTTACCATCAACCATAAGGATGTTGATGAATTTTGCTAATAGTTCATTACCGAACTTAGGATCTGGCAATATTTTACGTTGCCCTACGACGCGTCTTCTTGGCATCTTGAATTCTCCGTTTAATTCAGGGATTTCCCAAAATTGTTAAATGTTAAAATTTGGCCTTACTTCACGGAAACCGTTAAGATTTAGGGCGCTTAGCACCGTACTTAGAACGGCCTTGTCTACGATCGTTAACGCCTGAACAGTCAAGTGCGCCACGAACAGTGTGATAACGTACACCAGGTAAGTCTTTAACACGACCACCACGGATTAAGATTACGCTATGCTCTTGTAAGTTGTGACCTTCACCACCGATGTATGAAGTAACTTCAAAGCCGTTTGTTAAACGAACACGAGCTACTTTACGTAGTGCTGAGTTAGGTTTTTTAGGTGTAGTAGTATATACACGAGTACATACACCACGACGCTGTGGACAAGCTTGTAACGCAGGTACGTTACTTTTTTGTACTTGTCTGACACGTGGTTTACGTACCAATTGGTTAATAGTTGCCATTATAGCTCCTGATTAAGTTGAAACATGTGCGAACATCAGTAGTACCTACCAACTTCACACCCTCTTAAACGTGTAAAAATCAAACCTTTTAAAAACTACGCAACTAGGCACAGATTAAAAGGTCGCAGAATTCTAATGGTCAAGCTTTGAACTGTCAAGCAAAAAGCGATTAAGGATCCTTTTTGGTGATAATTAAGGATCTTTGGGGAAATGAATGGTGAATAAAGGGTGATAGGCAGTGCTTGAATTAGTTACGACTTAGCAACATCAGGCATCTTTTCATAAGCACGAGAAAGCGCATTTGAAATACTTGTAATACTTAAATAACCAAGCTTTGGTGTAAAAGAGATATTCACATATAAAAAAAGGCCGCTCAGTTGAGCGGCCTTTTCAATCATCATTCAGTGCTATGGTTTATAACACTGGATCGTTTTGATCGTTTGACTCTGCGTCTAAGTCAGCGTTTAGTGCGTCACTTAGTGCTTGTGCTGCTTCGTCAGCTGATACTGTTACTTCTTCTTCCATCGCCGCGTTACGCTTGCGCATACGGTCTTGGTGGTAAGCGTAACCTGTACCTGCTGGGATTAAGCGACCAACGATAACGTTCTCTTTCAGACCACGTAAACCGTCTTTCTTACCTGCTACAGCAGCTTCAGTAAGAACACGCGTTGTCTCTTGGAACGATGCCGCTGAGATAAATGATTCAGTTGCAAGTGATGCTTTAGTAATACCCATCATTTGCATCTCGTATTCAGCTGGTTGCTTGCCTGCGGCTTCAAGTTCACGGTTTGCGATGTTCACGCGTGCCACTTCAACTTGTTCACCTTTCAGGAATTCTGAATCACCACCATCAACGATTTCACACTTACGGATCATCTGACGAACGATAACTTCGATGTGCTTATCATTGATTTTTACACCTTGTAGACGGTAAACGTCTTGAACTTCGTTCACGATGTAGTTAGCAACATCTGCTACGCCACGTAGACGCAAGATATCATGTGGCGACTCTGGACCATCGGCAATAACTTCACCTTTCTGTACAGATTCACCTTCGAACACGTTAAGTTGACGCCACTTAGGAATCATCTCTTCGTATACTGTACCGTCAGGTTGCGTGATCAATAGACGACGCTTACCTTTCGTTTCTTTACCGAATCCAATAATACCAGTCTTCTCAGCAAGAATTGCAGGCTCTTTCGGCTTACGCGCTTCGAATAAGTCAGCAACACGCGGTAGACCACCGGTAATATCACGAGTCTTAGAAGACTCTTGTGGAATACGTGCTAATGCGTCACCGATACCAACTTCTGCACCATCTTCTAGGTTAACGATTGCGTTACCTGGTAAGAAGTATTGCGCTGGAATATCAGTACCTGCGATCATCACATCGTTACCTGCCGCATCAACTAGCTTAACCATTGGGCGCATTTCTTTACCCGCAGAGCTACGTTGGTTTGGATCAGTAACAACAGTGCTAGATAGACCCGTTAACTCATCCGTTTGACGCGTCATTGTTAAACCTTCGATTAGGTCAACAAATTTGATCTTACCTGCTACCTCAGTGATGATTGGATGCGTATGTGGATCCCAGTTTGCTACTGTTTCACCTGCTTCAATCGCTTCACCGTCTTTCTTCGCTAGTACAGCACCGTAAGGCACTTTGTAACGCTCTTTCTCACGACCTAACTCGTCAATAACTGTCAACTCAGAAGAACGTGAAGTAATAACTACGT
This Thalassotalea euphylliae DNA region includes the following protein-coding sequences:
- the rpsL gene encoding 30S ribosomal protein S12, which translates into the protein MATINQLVRKPRVRQVQKSNVPALQACPQRRGVCTRVYTTTPKKPNSALRKVARVRLTNGFEVTSYIGGEGHNLQEHSVILIRGGRVKDLPGVRYHTVRGALDCSGVNDRRQGRSKYGAKRPKS
- the rpsG gene encoding 30S ribosomal protein S7; its protein translation is MPRRRVVGQRKILPDPKFGNELLAKFINILMVDGKKAVAEKIVYGALDILAEKNNEKEHLDLFEEALENIRPAVEVKSRRVGGSTYQVPVEVRPVRRNALAMRWLVEAARKRGEKSMAQRLANEMLDAAENKGSAVKKREDVHRMAEANKAFAHYRW
- the fusA gene encoding elongation factor G translates to MARTTPIERYRNIGICAHVDAGKTTTTERVLFYTGLSHKIGEVHDGAATMDWMEQEQERGITITSAATTCFWKGMDAQFEDHRVNIIDTPGHVDFTIEVERSLRVLDGAVLVLCASSGVQPQTETVWRQMEKYSVPRMVFVNKMDRMGANFLNVVDQIKNRLGANAVPMQLAIGSEEDFTGVVDLAKMKAINWNEADQGMTFTYEDIPADMVELAEEWRENLVSEAAEANDDLMEKYLEEGDLSEEEIKAGLRQRTLANEIVLCACGSAFKNKGVQAVLDAVIEYLPAPTEVEAIKGINEDESEGVREADDNAPFAALAFKIATDPFVGTLTFFRTYSGVVQTGDSVYNPVKGKKERFGRIVQMHSNDRQEIKEVRAGDIAAAIGLKDVTTGDTLCDNNNIITLERMEFPEPVISVAVEPKTKADQEKMGIALGKLAAEDPSFRVETDEESGQTIISGMGELHLDIIVDRMMREFKVDCNVGKPQVAYRESIRSTVEAEGKFVRQSGGRGQFGHVWLKMEPIEGDGFEFVNEIVGGVVPKEYIPAVEKGCKEQMESGVLAGYPLLGVKVTLYDGSFHDVDSNEMAFKIAASMGFKKGAMEANPALLEPMMKVEVTTPEENMGDVVGDLNRRRGMIDGMDEGPAGMKLVNALVPLAEMFGYATDLRSATQGRASYSMEFSKYAEAPKAVADSVIESRGG